Proteins encoded in a region of the Vicia villosa cultivar HV-30 ecotype Madison, WI linkage group LG5, Vvil1.0, whole genome shotgun sequence genome:
- the LOC131605710 gene encoding uncharacterized protein LOC131605710, whose protein sequence is MIVEGECSTCKLQDNNISSFENFTETCRDQLRKDKNQLQAAENIMMSVKEGVQTSEEWYLDFGFSMHMTRRKEWFVKIHQAMKNKVKFADDTTFTADGTGDVLIMKRDGGHSLIKDVLQISRIKFSWRLKKKPSACEDEYIAASLYGAKPCG, encoded by the exons ATGATCGTGGAAGGTGAATGCAGCACCTGCAAGCTGCAGGACAACAACATCAGTAGTTTCGAGAACTTTACAGAGACATGTCGTGACCAATTACGTAAAGACAAGAATCAATTACAGGCAGCAGAAAACATTATGATGAGTGTGAAAGAGGGTGTTCAAACCAGTGAAGAATGGTATTTGGACTTCGGTTTCTCAATGCATATGACGAGGAGGAAGGAGTGGTTTGTCAAAATCCATCAAGCCATGAAGAATAAAGTGAAATTTGCAGATGACACCACTTTTACGGCCGATGGTACCGGTGATGTTTTGATCATGAAGAGGGATGGTGGACATTCCTTGATCAAAGATGTATTGCAAATTTCTAGAATCAAAT TCTCATGGCGTTTGAAGAAGAAACCTTCGGCTTGTGAAGACGAGTATATTGCCGCTTCGTTATATGGTGCCAAGCCATGTGGATAA
- the LOC131603119 gene encoding WAT1-related protein At1g25270-like gives MGGMWDMLKPALLMVSVQIVFSACNVLYKLAIFNGMSTIVIAAYRMAFAAITTILLALIFERKRPKMTWRVFILSLLSGLFIGTLFQNLFYGALVLASATLVSAIYNLIPSITFVLAVCFGLEKLNWGAATGKAKVTGTILGLAGALLLTFYKGVEFEIWPFEINLLDPTNNEVGPNELEPITESTSELLGVLCAVISCFAFSIWLIIQAKISEVYPCPQSSIALSSVLGTIQCVVFGFIVERDLNQWKLDLDIRLLTVAFSGIGASGIMVFVMAWVVQTKGPIYASAFNPLMLLIVALVASMILDEKLNLGSILGGVLIICGLYTVLWGKGRETKKSVQAPSETIPDFEDTTTPLLNP, from the exons ATGGGAGGCATGTGGGATATGTTGAAGCCAGCTTTGTTAATGGTTTCGGTGCAAATAGTATTTTCAGCTTGCAATGTTCTTtacaaacttgccatttttaatGGTATGAGCACCATTGTTATTGCAGCTTATCGTATGGCCTTTGCTGCGATTACTACTATTCTTCTTGCTCTTATTTTTGAAAG GAAGAGGCCGAAGATGACATGGAGGGTGTTTATCCTTTCACTTCTAAGTGGATTATTTAT TGGAACATTATTCCAAAATCTATTCTATGGAGCTCTGGTTTTGGCTTCAGCAACTCTTGTATCAGCTATCTACAATCTTATTCCCTCCATCACTTTTGTCTTGGCTGTATGCTTCGG CTTGGAGAAATTAAATTGGGGAGCAGCAACTGGAAAGGCAAAGGTGACAGGAACTATACTTGGACTTGCTGGGGCTCTACTTCTGACATTTTACAAAGgagttgaatttgaaatttggCCTTTTGAAATCAACCTTTTGGATCCAACAAACAACGAAGTAGGACCTAACGAATTAGAACCTATCACTGAATCTACCTCTGAATTGTTAGGTGTTCTATGTGCTGTAATTAGttgttttgctttctctatcTGGCTCATAATTCAG GCTAAGATTAGTGAAGTATATCCATGTCCTCAATCAAGTATAGCTTTGTCGTCTGTATTAGGAACAATACAATGTGTTGTTTTTGGTTTTATTGTTGAGAGAGATTTGAACCAATGGAAGCTTGATTTGGATATCCGGCTACTGACCGTTGCTTTTTCG GGAATTGGAGCCTCTGGAATAATGGTTTTTGTCATGGCGTGGGTTGTCCAGACGAAAGGCCCTATATATGCGTCGGCTTTCAACCCTCTAATGCTTTTGATTGTGGCTCTCGTCGCATCTATGATTTTGGATGAGAAGTTAAACTTAGGAAG TATACTCGGAGGAGTGTTGATTATATGTGGCCTATACACTGTATTATGGGGTAAAGGAAGAGAAACAAAGAAGAGTGTACAAGCACCCTCAGAAACCATTCCCGATTTCGAAGATACTACGACACCATTGTTGAATCCATGA